In Roseisolibacter agri, one genomic interval encodes:
- a CDS encoding sigma-54-dependent transcriptional regulator produces MSTAVRPTVLVVDDETSILDSVRILLKTEGFTPHVAHGGRAGLEALATMRPDIVVSDVRMPGVDGLQLLAAAHAQDPTLPVVLMTAQATLQSAIQAVNDGAFYYLQKPFRNDELVAIVRRAAETRTLRVENQRLTQEIKRRDRTGVVPPAGAARAWREALRMAETVAPTDSTVLVTGESGTGKEVVARWIHEQSARTDATFASINCGALPESLLESELFGHTKGSFTGAVKDKQGLFQAAGGGTFFLDEIGETTPATQVKLLRVLQQREVIPVGATEPVPIDVRLVAATNRDLEEEVRRGTFRGDLYYRLNVIAIHLPPLRERRDDIPLLADSFLRRAAQLRGEEAKTLAPGALDEMVAYQWPGNVRELENAMERAVILTPGDVIPATALPEKITARKVEPLVAERTPASPTLEAIERAYVTWVLQNEGGNKSRAAEVLGIDPSTLYRKLARYGVEA; encoded by the coding sequence ATGAGCACCGCCGTCCGACCCACCGTCCTCGTCGTCGACGACGAGACGTCGATCCTCGACTCCGTCCGGATCCTCCTCAAGACCGAGGGCTTCACGCCCCACGTCGCGCACGGAGGAAGGGCGGGGCTCGAGGCGCTGGCCACCATGCGCCCGGACATCGTCGTCTCCGACGTCCGCATGCCCGGCGTCGACGGGCTGCAGCTGCTCGCGGCAGCGCACGCGCAGGACCCCACGCTCCCCGTCGTCCTGATGACCGCGCAGGCGACGCTGCAGAGCGCCATCCAGGCGGTGAACGACGGCGCGTTCTACTACCTCCAGAAGCCGTTCCGCAACGACGAGCTGGTGGCGATCGTGCGCCGCGCGGCGGAGACGCGCACGCTGCGCGTCGAGAACCAGCGGCTGACGCAGGAGATCAAGCGGCGCGACCGCACCGGCGTCGTCCCGCCCGCGGGTGCGGCGCGTGCATGGCGCGAGGCGCTGCGCATGGCCGAGACGGTGGCGCCCACGGACAGCACGGTGCTCGTCACCGGTGAGAGCGGCACGGGCAAGGAGGTCGTCGCGCGCTGGATCCACGAGCAGTCGGCGCGCACGGACGCGACGTTCGCGTCCATCAACTGCGGCGCGCTCCCCGAGTCGCTGCTCGAGTCGGAGCTGTTCGGCCACACCAAGGGCTCGTTCACCGGCGCGGTGAAGGACAAGCAGGGCCTCTTCCAGGCGGCCGGGGGCGGGACGTTCTTCCTCGACGAGATCGGCGAGACGACGCCCGCGACGCAGGTGAAGCTCCTGCGCGTGCTGCAGCAGCGCGAGGTGATCCCGGTCGGCGCCACGGAGCCGGTGCCGATCGACGTCCGACTCGTGGCGGCCACCAACCGCGACCTCGAGGAGGAGGTGCGGCGCGGGACGTTCCGCGGAGACCTGTACTACCGGCTCAACGTCATCGCCATCCACCTGCCGCCGCTGCGCGAGCGGCGCGACGACATCCCGCTGCTCGCCGACTCGTTCCTGCGGCGCGCGGCGCAGCTGCGCGGCGAGGAGGCGAAGACGCTGGCGCCGGGCGCGCTGGACGAGATGGTCGCCTACCAGTGGCCCGGCAACGTGCGCGAGCTGGAGAACGCGATGGAGCGCGCGGTGATCCTGACGCCGGGCGACGTCATCCCCGCGACCGCGCTTCCCGAGAAGATCACCGCCCGCAAGGTGGAGCCGCTGGTGGCCGAGCGGACGCCGGCGTCGCCGACGCTGGAGGCGATCGAGCGCGCGTACGTCACGTGGGTGCTGCAGAACGAGGGCGGCAACAAGTCGCGCGCGGCCGAGGTGCTGGGGATCGATCCGTCGACGCTCTATCGGAAGCTGGCGCGGTACGGCGTGGAGGCCTGA
- the pilM gene encoding type IV pilus assembly protein PilM gives MRIFGRSKQTVGLDIGSGLVKATVVDHSGAVPELTRVVVTPLADDAIVEGEVMDPALVADAVRETLAAAADQAKNVVVAIGGRDVIVKRIRMERVKEAAARELIRWEAEQHVPFDMDSVQLDFQILDPAGDAPEMSVLLVAAKRELVEAKVRLLEDAGAKPRVVDVDAFALHNAFETSYPDALTGVVALANVGHEVTNVNILEEGVPVLTRDLAAGTRRVREDLQRELGLSARDAERVLQGHGDAGGAATAALGAIVARHAQDVAVGVERAAAFLESASRTAGPLRALYLCGGGARIPGLAQAVATQLRVSVEVAQPLGGIAVRDGAFDGLDADAVAPLLMLPLGLALRKVA, from the coding sequence ATGCGCATCTTCGGTCGGAGCAAGCAGACCGTCGGTCTCGACATCGGATCCGGCCTCGTGAAGGCCACCGTCGTCGACCACTCGGGCGCCGTGCCGGAGCTGACGCGCGTCGTCGTCACGCCGCTGGCGGACGACGCGATCGTCGAGGGCGAGGTGATGGACCCGGCGCTCGTCGCCGACGCGGTGCGCGAGACGCTCGCCGCCGCCGCCGACCAGGCCAAGAACGTCGTCGTCGCCATCGGCGGCCGCGACGTCATCGTCAAGCGCATCCGCATGGAGCGCGTGAAGGAGGCCGCCGCGCGGGAGCTGATTCGCTGGGAGGCGGAGCAGCACGTCCCGTTCGACATGGACTCCGTGCAGCTCGACTTCCAGATCCTCGATCCCGCCGGCGACGCGCCCGAGATGAGCGTGCTGCTCGTCGCGGCCAAGCGCGAGCTGGTCGAGGCGAAGGTCCGCCTGCTCGAGGATGCGGGCGCCAAGCCGCGCGTCGTCGACGTCGACGCCTTCGCGCTGCACAACGCCTTCGAGACCAGCTATCCCGACGCGCTCACCGGCGTCGTCGCGCTGGCGAACGTGGGCCACGAGGTCACCAACGTCAACATCCTCGAGGAGGGCGTGCCGGTGCTGACGCGCGACCTGGCCGCCGGCACGCGCCGCGTGCGCGAGGACCTGCAGCGCGAGCTCGGGCTGTCGGCGCGCGACGCGGAGCGCGTGCTGCAGGGGCATGGCGACGCCGGTGGCGCGGCCACCGCTGCACTCGGCGCCATCGTCGCGCGGCACGCGCAGGACGTCGCGGTCGGCGTCGAGCGCGCGGCCGCGTTCCTCGAGTCCGCGTCGCGCACGGCCGGTCCGCTCCGCGCGCTCTACCTGTGCGGCGGCGGCGCGCGCATCCCGGGCCTCGCCCAGGCGGTCGCGACCCAGCTCCGCGTCTCGGTCGAGGTGGCGCAGCCCCTCGGCGGCATCGCGGTGCGCGACGGCGCGTTCGACGGCCTCGACGCCGACGCCGTCGCCCCGCTGCTGATGCTCCCCCTCGGCCTCGCCCTGCGGAAGGTCGCGTGA
- a CDS encoding PulJ/GspJ family protein: MRRSPRARAGTSLPAVLIGVTLSTLAVALLGRAMVDLLRHAHRLHAREQARAQLGQAAGVLAAELRGATALPSPTDVADLLLVADTAVEVRAPVGGGVACATGGDYVEVLESVATGAPAVGWWSDAPEAGDVVHVHDEGAQPTVRDDAWHARDLVAVEHSATACATGPFAPWRAAGAQLRLRLAGAALPATVSAGAPVRVTRRRRYVHYRAGDGTWQLGQREWSAALGALQPVAGPLASRSAQAPGLSVVARDAGRLDVVARVELAFPGARWRDSAVVRAPLDTGRAP, encoded by the coding sequence GTGCGACGCTCGCCGCGTGCGCGCGCCGGCACCTCGCTGCCCGCCGTGCTGATCGGCGTCACGCTGTCGACGCTCGCGGTGGCGCTGCTCGGGCGCGCGATGGTGGACCTGCTGCGTCACGCGCACCGCCTGCACGCGCGCGAGCAGGCGCGCGCGCAGCTCGGCCAGGCCGCGGGCGTGCTGGCCGCGGAGCTGCGCGGCGCGACCGCCCTGCCGTCGCCCACCGACGTCGCCGATCTCCTGCTCGTCGCCGACACCGCCGTCGAGGTGCGCGCGCCCGTCGGCGGCGGCGTGGCCTGCGCCACCGGCGGCGACTATGTCGAGGTGCTGGAGTCCGTCGCCACCGGCGCGCCGGCGGTCGGCTGGTGGAGCGACGCGCCCGAGGCGGGCGACGTCGTCCACGTGCACGACGAGGGCGCGCAGCCCACCGTGCGCGACGACGCGTGGCACGCGCGCGACCTCGTGGCCGTCGAGCATTCCGCGACCGCGTGCGCCACCGGCCCGTTCGCGCCGTGGCGCGCGGCGGGCGCGCAGCTGCGGCTCCGCCTCGCGGGCGCCGCGCTGCCGGCGACGGTGAGCGCGGGCGCGCCGGTGCGCGTGACGCGGCGACGCCGCTACGTGCACTACCGCGCCGGCGACGGCACCTGGCAGCTGGGACAACGCGAATGGTCCGCCGCACTCGGCGCGCTGCAGCCGGTCGCGGGGCCGCTCGCCTCGCGCAGCGCGCAGGCGCCGGGGCTCTCGGTCGTCGCGCGCGACGCCGGCCGCCTCGACGTCGTCGCGCGCGTCGAGCTCGCGTTCCCGGGCGCACGCTGGCGCGACTCCGCGGTGGTGCGCGCGCCGCTCGACACGGGACGCGCGCCATGA
- a CDS encoding sensor histidine kinase yields MTTASRPAPVPPTDPGTDASERAVPRARLALRAAGVAGAIGLGVAVAGVVAVRADAAPVAIALGGAAVCALAAWLWVRRHVERPLARVAVDGTPDADVEALAARTRALADRMRAGEAQRARAEKLATVGRMAAGIAHEVGNPLAAINGYAHVLRARTASQPELAPVLDALERESARIDRIVRGLLDFARPRRITPAMVSVNGVLEGAVALLRDQGVLRRLTVQAELADPTPAVFAERHELEQVIVNLLLNAADAMDGGPGTIALVSREVAVDELGREARRRAGDAPDTIAPPRRNRRVTEWLSDGGRAPRAVAQIVVADSGPGIAPEDWERVFDPFYSTKDAGKGTGLGLAIVARTVDQLGGAVWVQRAREGGAAFVIVLPLADSLAPTGMAAVSADAGEEQLDLLLRR; encoded by the coding sequence ATGACGACCGCCTCCCGACCAGCTCCGGTCCCCCCGACCGATCCCGGCACCGACGCCTCCGAGCGCGCGGTGCCGCGCGCGCGTCTGGCCCTGCGGGCCGCGGGCGTCGCGGGCGCGATCGGGCTGGGCGTCGCCGTGGCCGGCGTGGTGGCCGTGCGCGCGGACGCCGCACCCGTGGCGATCGCGCTCGGTGGCGCCGCGGTGTGTGCGCTCGCGGCCTGGCTCTGGGTGCGGCGCCACGTCGAGCGCCCGCTCGCCCGCGTGGCCGTCGACGGCACGCCCGACGCCGACGTCGAGGCGCTCGCCGCGCGCACGCGCGCGCTCGCCGACCGGATGCGCGCGGGCGAGGCCCAGCGCGCGCGCGCCGAGAAGCTGGCGACCGTGGGGCGCATGGCGGCGGGGATCGCGCACGAGGTGGGCAACCCGCTGGCCGCCATCAACGGCTACGCCCACGTGCTGCGCGCGCGCACGGCCTCGCAGCCCGAGCTGGCGCCGGTGCTCGACGCGCTGGAGCGCGAGAGCGCGCGCATCGACCGCATCGTGCGCGGGCTGCTCGACTTCGCCCGTCCGCGCCGCATCACGCCGGCGATGGTGAGCGTCAACGGCGTGCTCGAGGGCGCGGTGGCGCTGCTGCGCGACCAGGGCGTGCTGCGCCGCCTCACCGTGCAGGCCGAGCTGGCCGACCCGACGCCCGCGGTGTTCGCGGAGCGGCACGAGCTCGAGCAGGTGATCGTCAACCTGCTGCTGAACGCCGCCGACGCGATGGACGGCGGGCCGGGCACCATCGCGCTCGTGTCGCGCGAGGTCGCGGTCGACGAGCTGGGACGCGAGGCGCGCCGGCGCGCGGGCGACGCGCCCGACACGATCGCGCCGCCGCGCCGCAACCGCCGCGTGACCGAGTGGCTCTCCGACGGCGGGCGCGCGCCGCGCGCGGTGGCGCAGATCGTCGTCGCCGACTCCGGCCCCGGCATCGCGCCCGAGGACTGGGAGCGCGTGTTCGATCCCTTCTACTCGACGAAGGACGCAGGGAAGGGGACCGGCCTGGGGCTCGCGATCGTCGCCCGCACGGTGGACCAGCTGGGTGGCGCGGTGTGGGTGCAGCGCGCGCGCGAGGGCGGCGCGGCGTTCGTGATCGTGCTCCCACTGGCCGATTCCCTCGCGCCGACGGGGATGGCCGCCGTCTCGGCCGACGCCGGCGAGGAGCAGCTCGACCTCCTGCTGCGGCGATAG
- a CDS encoding type IV pilin protein gives MRTNNRKGFSLIELLIVVVIIGILAAIAIPKFANTKEKAYIAQMKSDLKNLASAQESYFADKNTYASLADIQLAPYSWTVSGGAQVTPSVTGAAGGWSASLVDNRVTSVGATKNCGIYAGGVTPPNAAVTAEGVVACW, from the coding sequence ATGCGTACCAACAACCGCAAGGGCTTCTCGCTCATCGAGCTCCTGATCGTCGTCGTGATCATCGGCATCCTCGCCGCGATCGCGATCCCGAAGTTCGCGAACACGAAGGAGAAGGCGTACATCGCCCAGATGAAGTCCGACCTGAAGAACCTCGCCTCGGCGCAGGAGTCGTACTTCGCGGACAAGAACACGTACGCCAGCCTCGCCGACATCCAGCTCGCCCCGTACAGCTGGACGGTCTCGGGCGGCGCGCAGGTCACGCCGTCGGTCACGGGCGCCGCGGGCGGCTGGAGCGCCTCGCTGGTCGACAACCGCGTCACGAGCGTCGGCGCGACGAAGAACTGCGGCATCTACGCCGGTGGCGTCACTCCGCCGAACGCTGCGGTGACGGCCGAGGGCGTGGTCGCCTGCTGGTAA